Proteins encoded together in one Planctomyces sp. SH-PL14 window:
- a CDS encoding response regulator: MPAQNIRIFLAEDHELVRAGLKLLIEAQPDLSVVGEASDGVAALERIAELRPDLAIIDLSMPRMNGIELTSHVRGLPSPPVVLTLTANEDAAYLRQLFLLGVSGYLLKKSAADDLIRAIRTVVSGERYVAPHLIGHMVDQLTARVAEQGAVETLSDREQSVLRMIAEGLTNREIGERLEISIKTVETYKGRAMQKAHLRGRAEIVRFAVAQGWLRD; this comes from the coding sequence ATGCCCGCGCAGAACATCCGCATCTTCCTCGCGGAAGACCATGAGCTCGTCCGGGCGGGGCTGAAGCTCCTGATCGAGGCGCAACCCGATCTGTCGGTTGTCGGCGAGGCGTCCGACGGCGTCGCCGCCCTGGAGCGGATCGCCGAGCTCCGGCCGGACCTGGCGATCATCGACCTGAGCATGCCCCGCATGAACGGGATCGAGCTGACGTCGCACGTCCGCGGGCTTCCGTCTCCTCCTGTGGTCCTGACCCTCACGGCCAACGAGGATGCGGCTTATCTCCGGCAGCTCTTCCTGCTGGGGGTGTCGGGCTACCTCCTGAAGAAGTCGGCCGCCGACGACCTGATCCGGGCGATCCGCACCGTGGTGAGCGGCGAGCGGTACGTGGCGCCGCACCTGATCGGCCACATGGTGGACCAGCTCACCGCCCGGGTCGCGGAGCAGGGGGCGGTCGAGACGTTGAGCGACCGCGAGCAATCGGTGCTGCGGATGATCGCCGAGGGACTGACCAACCGGGAGATCGGCGAGCGGCTCGAGATCAGCATCAAAACCGTGGAGACCTACAAGGGCCGGGCGATGCAGAAGGCGCACCTCCGCGGCCGGGCGGAGATCGTGCGGTTCGCCGTCGCCCAGGGGTGGCTCCGGGACTGA
- a CDS encoding YkvA family protein, giving the protein MKRFLLIAAAALYILSPIDLIPDIVPVAGWADDLVVLLLALNQGRQLLRGERRSTVIPTTRAQPR; this is encoded by the coding sequence ATGAAACGCTTCCTCCTGATTGCGGCTGCCGCTCTCTACATCCTCTCGCCCATCGACCTGATCCCGGACATCGTCCCGGTGGCCGGCTGGGCGGACGACCTCGTGGTGCTGCTGCTGGCCCTCAACCAGGGACGGCAACTGCTTCGCGGCGAGCGGCGGTCGACGGTGATCCCGACGACCCGCGCGCAACCGCGGTAA
- a CDS encoding sigma-54-dependent transcriptional regulator, with the protein MASVLVIDDDRSVLQLVQRSLAPLQVEVLTAASADDGLRLIREKSPDAVLLDIVLPHTSGLDVFRQIQTIDRRLPVIFITAGAGSDTAIEAMQLGAYDYVAKPLEVAKLADLISRALETRRLMNVPVAVPIGETTGENGDVCIGRSPQMLEVFKSIGRVAKQNVTVLIRGESGTGKELVARALYQHSNRRNQPFMAVNCAALPDTLLESELFGHEKGAFTSADRRRIGKFEQCSGGTLFLDEVGDMSPLVQSKVLRLLQEQRFERVGGNETISTDVRVVTATNRDLDKMVEEGEFRADLLYRLNGVTIFLPALRERPDDVPLLLQHFLTRARRDLDKPDLEGISPEALSVLIAYSWPGNVRELQSVVRQSVLNTTGPVIAPEFLPTELTNPRRASSAAASDRSPDGLPPSDLHTFIDGRLQGGTTDLYAETLEMMERYLFTRVLQETKGVQTKAADILGITRGKIRDRIAAFNIQLDKNVTIEDADHGD; encoded by the coding sequence ATGGCGAGTGTGTTGGTCATTGACGACGATCGCAGTGTCCTGCAACTCGTGCAAAGATCGCTGGCGCCTTTGCAAGTCGAGGTCCTGACGGCGGCCTCGGCCGATGACGGCCTCCGCCTGATTCGCGAGAAGAGCCCGGACGCGGTCCTGTTGGACATTGTCCTGCCGCATACCTCGGGGCTCGACGTCTTCCGCCAGATCCAGACGATCGACCGGCGGCTCCCCGTGATTTTCATCACGGCGGGGGCCGGGAGCGACACCGCCATCGAGGCGATGCAGCTGGGGGCGTACGACTACGTCGCCAAGCCGCTTGAGGTGGCGAAGCTCGCGGATCTGATCTCGCGGGCCCTCGAAACGCGCCGGCTGATGAATGTCCCGGTGGCGGTGCCGATCGGCGAGACCACGGGAGAGAACGGGGATGTCTGCATCGGCCGCAGCCCGCAGATGCTGGAGGTCTTCAAGTCGATCGGGCGGGTCGCCAAGCAGAATGTGACCGTCCTCATCCGGGGCGAAAGCGGGACCGGCAAGGAGCTCGTGGCCCGGGCGCTCTACCAGCACAGCAATCGCCGCAACCAGCCGTTCATGGCGGTCAACTGCGCCGCCCTTCCCGACACGCTGCTCGAGAGCGAGCTGTTCGGGCATGAGAAGGGGGCGTTCACGTCGGCGGACCGGCGGCGGATCGGGAAATTCGAACAGTGCAGCGGCGGGACGCTGTTCCTCGACGAAGTCGGGGACATGTCGCCTCTCGTCCAAAGCAAGGTCCTGCGGCTCCTTCAGGAGCAGCGGTTCGAGCGCGTGGGGGGGAACGAGACGATTTCGACCGACGTCCGGGTGGTGACGGCGACGAACCGTGACCTCGACAAGATGGTCGAAGAGGGTGAGTTCCGGGCGGACCTGCTGTACCGGCTGAACGGCGTCACGATTTTCCTTCCTGCTCTCCGCGAGCGTCCCGACGACGTCCCGCTGCTGCTGCAGCACTTTCTGACGCGGGCTCGGCGGGACCTGGACAAGCCGGACCTTGAGGGGATCTCACCCGAGGCCCTGAGCGTCCTGATCGCGTATTCGTGGCCGGGAAACGTCCGGGAATTGCAGAGCGTCGTCCGCCAGTCCGTCCTGAACACGACGGGGCCGGTGATTGCTCCCGAGTTCCTGCCGACCGAGCTCACGAATCCGCGGCGTGCGTCGTCCGCTGCGGCGTCGGATCGGTCGCCGGACGGGTTGCCTCCTTCGGACCTGCATACGTTCATTGATGGTCGGTTGCAGGGTGGGACGACGGACCTGTATGCCGAGACGCTGGAGATGATGGAGCGGTATCTGTTCACCCGGGTCTTGCAGGAGACGAAGGGGGTTCAGACGAAGGCCGCGGACATTCTGGGGATTACGCGGGGCAAGATTCGGGACCGGATTGCGGCGTTCAACATTCAGTTGGACAAGAATGTGACGATTGAGGACGCCGATCACGGGGACTGA
- a CDS encoding class I SAM-dependent methyltransferase codes for MNSSAVPGFDLDNFYSVDVKAFTDVLSSLEQRIPKDAEPQDDAFLQELTAAIHRSRVDCRVAEKAIGNNPQLLKEAQEQFRARISPYFDQSWFMHRARTKPRGYPGDYETLTGIYDGKTKSTGLGGYLDLYFLRSDLAEAVRTRLKAVQKFIVKEVLNRTERVSILNVASGPGREYDASFRLIDDSVHLTCIDTDESALEHLRAEAATGKPGELDLTCVVYNALKTTSSERNRDQFGTPDIIYSVGLCDYIPDRYLVKILAGWRDTVGTDGIVYVAFKDALNYHGAEYQWHVDWHFYERTEEDVRELYRQAGYNVDALEVARDKTRIIMNFVARGAALAQGVRVDQAERVRGPHIRFDRSPSADPAKSRVAE; via the coding sequence ATGAATTCTTCCGCGGTCCCCGGTTTCGATCTCGACAACTTCTATTCCGTTGACGTCAAGGCATTCACTGACGTTCTGAGCTCTCTGGAGCAGCGGATTCCCAAGGACGCGGAGCCGCAGGACGATGCGTTCCTGCAGGAGCTGACGGCGGCGATCCATCGCTCCCGGGTCGATTGCCGGGTGGCGGAGAAGGCGATCGGAAACAACCCGCAGCTTCTCAAGGAGGCGCAGGAGCAGTTCCGGGCCCGGATCTCTCCTTACTTCGATCAGAGCTGGTTCATGCATCGGGCCCGGACGAAGCCGCGGGGCTATCCGGGGGACTACGAAACGCTGACCGGGATCTACGACGGCAAGACGAAATCCACGGGATTGGGCGGTTATCTGGACCTGTACTTCCTGCGGAGCGACCTGGCGGAGGCGGTCCGCACGCGTCTCAAGGCAGTGCAGAAGTTCATCGTCAAAGAAGTGTTGAACCGGACGGAGCGGGTCTCGATTCTGAACGTCGCTTCCGGTCCGGGGCGGGAGTATGACGCATCGTTCCGGCTGATTGACGACAGCGTGCATCTGACGTGCATCGACACGGACGAATCGGCTCTGGAGCACCTGCGGGCGGAGGCGGCTACGGGTAAACCCGGAGAGCTGGATCTGACGTGCGTTGTCTACAACGCGCTTAAGACAACCTCTTCCGAGCGGAACCGGGACCAGTTCGGTACGCCGGATATTATCTATAGCGTTGGTTTGTGCGATTACATTCCGGACCGTTATCTGGTGAAGATCCTGGCCGGTTGGCGCGATACCGTCGGTACAGACGGAATTGTTTACGTGGCCTTTAAGGACGCCTTAAACTACCACGGTGCCGAGTATCAGTGGCATGTGGACTGGCACTTCTACGAGCGGACGGAGGAGGATGTCCGGGAGTTGTACCGGCAGGCGGGTTACAACGTGGATGCGTTGGAGGTGGCCCGGGACAAGACGCGGATCATTATGAACTTTGTGGCCCGGGGAGCGGCCTTGGCTCAGGGGGTCCGGGTGGATCAGGCGGAGCGGGTGCGTGGGCCGCATATCCGGTTCGACCGGTCGCCGTCGGCAGATCCGGCAAAGTCGCGCGTTGCGGAATAG
- a CDS encoding ATP-binding protein, translating to MKVVPTGVRSGHSAPEGSLLAGRFRVAQTVRHSPSSTAYLAEDITTGRDIFLRLIPTDGASPGAMARMEQEAAVLEGIGSPRISSLLAHGQEKRHFWFAFSRPAGRSLASHLRSARLDCRPALELFRSLLSGLRELHGRGLLHRSLRPDSLFLEDLKQPAGVEIAGYFSPDAVTILQREGSHTPRLIDVVRYLPPEQTGVVDEPLSEASNLYSAGCILFECLSGRTPFEGTSLNELLHRQATRPAPQIREIGVPVPRVVDEILQRCLARDSRVRYQSVEAVEADVEALLERLNQGETDPDLGVGAQDRRGVLVESAFVARAEELRQLNEAFAATLAGDADLTFVEGESGFGKTRLLSEFSVRISQTGAIVLRGRATTESSHQPLEVIDGVAAGVMTLAHARPELEQRLRSRLSTDLPLLAESLPTLGPLASDASGIVGDAGPGGESRTLGAIARLFDALGTPQEPVVILLDDCQWAADLVHRLLQHWRVVQADRPAGTRHVQIVVSFRADEVPPSHPLRRVPHAHMVRVGALGADDIRRLAESMAGRLPEAALETVIRLSDGVPFMASAILHGLVETQAILPGPEGWRVDESVLTQAGFATQAASFLSRRLDLLAPEVRRFLAAGAVLGRTFDLKFAMELSGVRAEGAFAAAQEARQRHLLWLNHHDGSGTFSHDRIRESLLGQLTEEEIRRLHRQVADYLETAHPDRIAELAHHFDAAGEHPRALRYAVEAARRAHQHHALELAEEQYRIAQRGVTGAARSTQFLVADGLGEVLMLRGKYEGAQRLFDLAARLADGPAAEADVRSKQGELYMKRGDMEAAAQEFERGLALLGASIPRNRVSLGIKLVVEAVVQVAHTLLPRLFVHTRMRTPDPRERLALRLYSGLSHACWYCRSLPLAMWAHLRGMNCGEVFLPSLELAQIYSNHAPAMVLTAAYRRGEQYALKSLQIRRQLGDQWGQGQSYHYHGIVLYAAARYDECIEKCRQSIQILERMGDLWQVHIARYQIAACLYRLGDLEGALEECRRNYASGITLGDEQASGIILDVWVRATGGSLPPHIIDQELARSRTDAQGQAQVLLAKAIQLIATGDPLQAVELLERARETVRRAGVSNPYTLPIRAWLVTAWRTSAQADASLGPARRTAGLRRGAWELRKAMLEAWRYPHELPHLYRELGLIEAMLGRPRRAWRAFEKSLRAAERLDAQVESAVTRTARARLSREMGWTDPAPPVNLRAARLRSGDSLIRRLESALRIGEEAAPTISLVDRFDMLLKSGRTITSALSFTLIGKAVQTAAERLLRSERVFLVPVDAQGHPSTPSERGGLDYDEALVLRAIELRQVVSAEPSERTGLRNAHAALCAPVMVRGDITCVLYSVCPDLRQAVGTDEERIADFIATLAGAALENAEGFQQLQQLNATLEERVRDRTAAVQERAEQLAASNEELARVANELREAEVQLVASTHAAQDANRAKSRFLAAMSHEIRTPMNGIIGMAELALSTELTERQRGYLNTVGRSARSLLAMLNDVLDFSKIEAGKMDIDAIPFDLHETVADAARLLAVPIAAKGLDLDVRIAADVPAQATGDPNRLRQILVNLIGNALKFTSRGRIGITVTRESQPAGWGLAETGQIHFVVTDTGIGISPQNQQRIFEAFDQGEASVTRRFGGTGLGLSISSQLVALMHGRIWVESQEGVGSAFHVALPLPVSPVLMTTVAGPSAAREAESWVVFARDPSVVALHEQRLSATGREVWGTSLFSEAKSHYFERPASARPLSLLIDLPLQAAHELSLIERLIDEQHVAPADVVALIPGGAEAIYQALAGRGIQTIIEKPVTPAALVEVLDRRSASAGLPIATDSAAAPTDTGLRILVVDDSEVNRDVAEGLLEILGHLPATADSGAAALERLAAETFDVVLMDIEMPEMDGLTAARRYRDQEGETETPLPILAMTAHAAGGFHRECEKAGMTGLIHKPVQPEELKRILAAIPARTVR from the coding sequence ATGAAGGTCGTCCCCACGGGAGTCCGTTCAGGACATTCCGCGCCGGAGGGTTCCCTCCTGGCGGGACGCTTTCGCGTTGCGCAAACGGTCCGCCACTCCCCGTCCAGCACCGCGTACCTCGCGGAGGACATCACCACCGGGCGGGACATCTTCCTGCGGCTGATCCCCACCGACGGAGCCAGCCCCGGTGCCATGGCCCGGATGGAACAGGAGGCGGCCGTCCTGGAAGGGATCGGGTCTCCCCGGATCTCCTCCCTCCTGGCTCATGGGCAGGAGAAGCGCCACTTCTGGTTTGCCTTCAGCCGGCCGGCGGGACGCTCGCTCGCCAGCCACCTCCGCTCCGCCCGCCTCGACTGCCGGCCCGCCCTTGAGCTGTTCCGCTCGCTCCTCTCCGGGCTGCGGGAACTCCACGGCCGGGGACTGCTGCACCGCTCCCTCCGGCCCGACAGCCTGTTCCTCGAAGACCTCAAGCAGCCCGCCGGCGTCGAGATCGCCGGGTACTTCTCGCCGGACGCCGTCACGATCCTGCAGCGCGAAGGGAGCCACACCCCCCGCCTGATCGACGTCGTCCGCTACCTCCCCCCCGAACAGACCGGGGTCGTCGACGAGCCTCTTTCCGAGGCCTCGAACCTCTACTCGGCCGGCTGCATCCTGTTCGAATGCCTGAGCGGCCGCACCCCGTTCGAAGGGACGTCGCTCAACGAACTCCTCCACCGCCAGGCGACCCGCCCCGCTCCCCAGATCCGCGAGATCGGCGTCCCCGTCCCCCGCGTCGTTGACGAGATCCTCCAGCGGTGCCTCGCGCGGGACAGCCGCGTCCGGTACCAGTCGGTCGAGGCGGTCGAGGCGGACGTCGAGGCCCTCCTCGAACGGCTGAACCAGGGAGAGACCGACCCGGACCTCGGCGTCGGCGCGCAGGACCGGCGGGGCGTCCTCGTCGAATCGGCGTTCGTCGCCCGGGCCGAGGAACTGCGGCAGCTCAACGAGGCGTTCGCCGCGACCCTGGCGGGGGACGCGGACCTCACGTTCGTCGAAGGGGAATCGGGCTTCGGCAAGACGCGGCTTCTCTCGGAGTTCAGCGTCCGCATCTCGCAGACCGGGGCCATCGTCCTGCGGGGCCGGGCCACCACGGAGAGCAGCCACCAGCCGCTTGAAGTCATCGACGGAGTCGCCGCGGGCGTCATGACCCTCGCCCACGCGCGGCCCGAACTCGAACAGCGGCTGCGGAGCCGGCTCTCGACCGACCTTCCCCTCCTGGCCGAATCGCTTCCGACCCTCGGCCCGCTGGCGAGCGACGCCTCCGGGATCGTCGGCGACGCGGGGCCCGGCGGCGAGTCCCGCACGCTCGGAGCGATCGCCCGCCTGTTCGACGCCCTCGGCACCCCGCAGGAGCCGGTCGTCATCCTTCTCGACGACTGTCAGTGGGCCGCCGATCTCGTCCACCGGCTGCTCCAGCACTGGCGGGTCGTCCAGGCGGACCGCCCCGCCGGGACGCGTCACGTCCAGATCGTCGTCTCGTTCCGCGCGGACGAAGTCCCCCCCTCGCACCCGCTGCGGCGGGTCCCGCACGCCCACATGGTCCGCGTCGGGGCGCTCGGCGCGGACGACATCCGGCGGCTGGCGGAGTCGATGGCCGGGCGGCTCCCCGAGGCGGCCCTCGAGACCGTCATCCGCCTTTCGGACGGCGTGCCGTTCATGGCCTCGGCGATCCTGCACGGCCTGGTCGAAACTCAGGCGATCCTCCCCGGGCCCGAGGGATGGCGGGTCGACGAGAGCGTCCTGACCCAGGCGGGCTTCGCGACGCAGGCCGCCTCGTTCCTGTCGCGGCGTCTCGACCTGCTCGCTCCCGAGGTCCGCCGGTTCCTGGCGGCCGGCGCGGTCCTGGGACGGACGTTCGACCTCAAGTTCGCCATGGAGCTCTCCGGCGTCCGGGCCGAGGGAGCCTTTGCCGCCGCGCAGGAAGCCCGGCAGCGGCATCTCCTGTGGCTCAATCACCATGACGGGAGCGGAACCTTCTCCCACGACCGGATCCGCGAAAGCCTCCTCGGGCAGCTCACCGAGGAGGAGATCCGCCGGCTGCATCGCCAGGTGGCGGACTACCTCGAAACGGCGCATCCGGACCGGATCGCCGAGCTGGCCCACCACTTCGACGCCGCCGGCGAGCATCCCCGCGCCCTGCGGTACGCCGTCGAGGCGGCCCGCCGCGCCCATCAGCACCACGCCCTCGAGCTGGCGGAGGAGCAGTACCGCATCGCCCAGCGGGGAGTGACCGGAGCGGCGCGGTCGACGCAGTTCCTCGTCGCCGACGGGCTGGGCGAAGTCCTGATGCTCCGCGGGAAATACGAAGGGGCCCAGCGGCTGTTCGACCTGGCCGCCCGCCTCGCCGATGGTCCCGCCGCCGAAGCGGACGTCCGCAGCAAGCAGGGCGAGCTGTACATGAAGCGCGGGGACATGGAGGCCGCCGCCCAGGAGTTCGAACGGGGGCTCGCGCTGCTGGGGGCCTCGATCCCCCGCAATCGCGTGAGCCTGGGGATCAAGCTGGTCGTCGAGGCGGTCGTCCAGGTCGCCCACACGCTCCTCCCCCGGCTGTTCGTTCACACCCGGATGCGGACCCCCGATCCGCGCGAGCGGCTGGCGCTGCGGCTCTACAGCGGTCTCTCGCACGCCTGCTGGTATTGCCGCAGCCTGCCGCTGGCGATGTGGGCCCACCTCCGCGGGATGAACTGCGGCGAAGTCTTCCTTCCCAGCCTCGAGCTGGCGCAGATTTATTCGAACCACGCCCCGGCGATGGTCCTGACCGCCGCCTACCGCCGCGGCGAACAGTACGCCCTCAAGTCCCTGCAGATCCGCCGCCAGCTCGGCGACCAGTGGGGCCAGGGGCAGTCGTACCACTATCACGGCATCGTCCTCTACGCCGCCGCGCGGTACGACGAGTGCATCGAGAAATGCCGGCAGTCGATCCAGATCCTGGAGCGGATGGGCGACCTGTGGCAGGTCCACATCGCCCGCTACCAGATCGCCGCCTGCCTGTACCGCCTCGGCGACCTCGAAGGGGCCCTCGAGGAATGCCGCCGCAACTACGCCTCGGGGATCACGCTCGGCGACGAGCAGGCCTCGGGGATCATCCTCGACGTCTGGGTCCGGGCGACCGGGGGCAGCCTCCCGCCGCACATCATCGACCAGGAACTGGCCCGCTCCCGGACCGACGCCCAGGGGCAGGCCCAGGTCCTGCTCGCCAAGGCGATCCAGCTCATCGCGACCGGCGATCCGCTCCAGGCGGTCGAGCTGCTGGAACGGGCCCGCGAGACGGTCCGGCGGGCCGGCGTCAGCAATCCTTACACATTGCCCATCCGCGCCTGGCTCGTGACCGCCTGGCGGACGAGCGCCCAGGCCGACGCCTCGCTCGGTCCCGCGCGACGGACCGCCGGCCTCCGGCGGGGGGCATGGGAACTCCGCAAGGCGATGCTGGAGGCGTGGCGGTATCCGCATGAGCTGCCGCATCTCTATCGCGAACTGGGACTGATCGAGGCGATGCTCGGCCGTCCGCGGCGGGCGTGGCGGGCGTTTGAGAAGAGCCTCCGCGCCGCCGAACGGCTCGACGCTCAGGTCGAGTCCGCCGTCACCCGGACCGCCCGGGCCCGGCTCTCCCGCGAGATGGGCTGGACCGACCCCGCTCCCCCGGTGAATCTCCGCGCGGCGCGGCTCCGGAGCGGCGACTCCCTCATCCGGCGGCTCGAGTCCGCGCTGCGGATCGGTGAGGAGGCGGCTCCCACGATCTCGCTCGTCGACCGCTTCGACATGCTGCTCAAGTCGGGACGCACGATCACCTCCGCGCTGTCGTTCACGTTGATCGGCAAGGCGGTCCAGACGGCGGCGGAACGGCTGCTGCGGTCGGAGCGGGTCTTCCTGGTGCCGGTCGACGCGCAGGGACACCCGTCGACCCCGTCGGAGCGGGGAGGGCTCGACTACGACGAGGCGCTCGTCCTGCGGGCCATCGAGCTGCGGCAGGTCGTTTCGGCGGAGCCTTCGGAGCGGACCGGCCTGCGGAACGCCCACGCGGCCCTCTGCGCGCCCGTGATGGTCCGCGGCGACATCACCTGCGTCCTGTACTCGGTCTGCCCGGACCTGCGGCAGGCGGTCGGGACCGACGAGGAACGGATCGCGGACTTCATCGCCACGCTGGCCGGCGCGGCGCTCGAGAACGCCGAAGGCTTCCAGCAGCTCCAGCAGCTCAACGCCACGCTGGAAGAGCGGGTCCGCGACCGGACCGCCGCGGTCCAGGAGCGGGCGGAGCAGCTCGCCGCCTCCAACGAAGAGCTGGCCCGCGTCGCCAACGAGCTTCGCGAGGCGGAGGTCCAGCTCGTCGCCTCGACCCACGCCGCCCAGGACGCCAACCGGGCCAAGAGCCGGTTCCTGGCCGCGATGAGCCACGAGATCCGCACGCCGATGAACGGCATCATCGGGATGGCGGAGCTGGCGCTCTCGACCGAGCTGACCGAGCGGCAGCGCGGCTATCTGAACACGGTCGGCCGCTCCGCGCGGTCGCTCCTGGCGATGCTCAACGACGTCCTCGACTTCTCCAAGATCGAGGCGGGGAAGATGGACATCGACGCCATCCCGTTCGACCTGCACGAGACGGTCGCCGACGCCGCCCGGCTCCTGGCGGTCCCGATCGCCGCCAAGGGGCTCGACCTCGACGTGCGGATCGCCGCCGACGTCCCGGCCCAGGCGACCGGCGATCCGAACCGCCTCCGGCAGATCCTGGTCAACCTGATCGGCAACGCCCTCAAGTTCACCTCCCGGGGGCGGATCGGCATCACGGTCACGCGGGAGTCGCAACCGGCCGGATGGGGACTGGCGGAGACGGGGCAGATCCACTTCGTCGTCACCGACACCGGGATCGGGATCTCGCCGCAGAACCAGCAGCGGATCTTCGAGGCGTTCGACCAGGGGGAGGCGTCGGTCACGCGGCGGTTCGGCGGAACCGGACTCGGGCTGTCGATCTCGTCGCAGCTCGTGGCGCTGATGCACGGCCGGATCTGGGTCGAGAGCCAGGAAGGGGTCGGAAGCGCGTTCCACGTCGCCCTGCCGCTGCCGGTCTCGCCGGTGCTGATGACGACCGTCGCGGGGCCTTCCGCCGCGCGGGAGGCGGAATCGTGGGTCGTCTTCGCCCGCGATCCCTCGGTGGTCGCCCTGCATGAGCAGCGTCTCTCCGCCACCGGACGGGAGGTCTGGGGGACGAGCCTCTTCAGCGAGGCGAAGAGCCACTACTTCGAGCGGCCCGCCTCCGCCCGTCCGCTTTCGCTCCTCATCGACCTGCCGCTCCAGGCGGCTCACGAGCTGAGCCTGATCGAGCGGCTCATCGACGAACAGCACGTCGCCCCGGCCGACGTCGTGGCCCTCATCCCCGGCGGGGCCGAGGCGATCTACCAGGCGCTCGCCGGCCGCGGCATCCAGACGATCATCGAAAAGCCGGTCACCCCGGCGGCCCTCGTGGAGGTGCTGGACCGCCGCAGCGCCTCGGCCGGTCTCCCGATCGCGACCGACTCGGCCGCGGCGCCGACGGACACCGGTCTGCGGATCCTGGTGGTGGACGACAGCGAGGTGAACCGCGACGTGGCGGAGGGGCTGCTGGAGATACTCGGCCACCTGCCGGCGACGGCCGACAGCGGCGCCGCGGCGCTCGAGCGGCTGGCGGCCGAGACGTTCGACGTGGTCCTGATGGACATCGAGATGCCGGAGATGGACGGCCTGACCGCCGCCCGCCGCTACCGCGACCAGGAAGGGGAGACCGAGACGCCGCTCCCGATCCTGGCGATGACGGCCCACGCTGCCGGCGGATTCCACCGCGAGTGCGAGAAGGCGGGGATGACCGGCCTGATCCACAAGCCGGTCCAGCCCGAAGAGCTCAAGCGGATCCTCGCCGCCATTCCGGCCCGCACCGTGCGGTAA
- a CDS encoding sensor histidine kinase, with the protein MRWPIRLQILLPFALLQVAAVVVLTLLAASSAIRRAEEETGLRLRQVGQTLSTLKVNYNARMLEQLRGLLGAEVLLRDAGGRILSSTLTDPETLTLPTPEAAAELDLARLNDAPRVLIGTQSFLPVAIPVESSPPGNLLLLVPEDRWTAERRQAATPPLVVGAITLILVVGLSTWIASRFASRIRVMEAQVAQIANGDFMPVPVPPTPDELHDLAASVNRMCESLRQMSQQIRSTERAGLIAQLAGGLAHQLRNAITGARMAIQLHARKCASGSDESLQVALRQLSLTEEQVKGILTLHRREHPQAVASPLAPIVDDVAQLVQPSCQHGQVTLTVPDRVPDLTIRDAEAIRAALLNLVLNAIEACGPGGAVEIAAREGEGGGHVELRVYDTGPGLAPEVVESLFDPFVTTKAEGVGLGLALARKAAEDHHGHLSATRLDNRTVFTIHLPR; encoded by the coding sequence GTGCGCTGGCCGATCCGATTGCAGATTCTCCTGCCGTTTGCCCTGCTCCAGGTGGCGGCGGTTGTTGTGCTGACGCTGCTGGCGGCCTCGTCGGCAATCCGGAGGGCTGAGGAAGAGACCGGGCTGAGGCTGCGACAGGTCGGCCAGACGCTCTCGACGCTCAAGGTCAACTATAACGCCCGGATGCTCGAACAGCTCCGCGGCCTCCTGGGAGCCGAGGTCCTGCTGCGGGACGCCGGGGGCCGGATCCTGTCCTCGACCCTCACCGATCCGGAAACCCTCACGCTTCCCACCCCCGAGGCGGCGGCCGAACTCGACCTCGCGCGGCTCAACGACGCCCCCCGCGTCCTGATCGGCACGCAGTCGTTCCTGCCCGTGGCAATTCCGGTCGAGTCGTCCCCGCCGGGAAATCTGCTGCTGCTCGTTCCCGAGGATCGCTGGACGGCGGAACGGCGGCAGGCCGCGACCCCGCCGCTTGTCGTGGGGGCCATCACGCTGATCCTCGTCGTGGGACTCTCGACCTGGATCGCCTCCCGCTTTGCCAGCCGGATCCGGGTCATGGAGGCGCAGGTGGCCCAGATCGCCAACGGCGACTTCATGCCGGTCCCGGTCCCACCGACTCCGGACGAACTCCACGACCTGGCCGCGAGCGTCAACCGGATGTGCGAGTCGCTCCGGCAGATGAGCCAGCAGATCCGCAGCACCGAGCGGGCGGGCCTGATCGCCCAGCTCGCCGGGGGCCTGGCGCATCAGCTCCGCAACGCGATCACCGGGGCGCGAATGGCGATCCAGCTCCATGCCCGGAAGTGCGCCTCGGGCTCCGACGAGAGCCTGCAGGTCGCCCTGCGGCAGCTCAGCCTGACCGAAGAGCAGGTGAAAGGGATCCTGACGCTCCATCGCCGGGAGCATCCGCAGGCGGTCGCGAGTCCGCTGGCTCCGATCGTCGACGACGTCGCGCAGCTCGTTCAGCCGTCGTGCCAGCACGGACAGGTGACGCTCACGGTGCCGGACCGCGTTCCCGACCTCACGATCCGCGACGCCGAGGCGATCCGCGCGGCGCTGCTCAATCTCGTCTTGAACGCGATCGAGGCGTGCGGGCCGGGGGGCGCGGTCGAGATCGCGGCCCGCGAAGGGGAGGGGGGGGGCCACGTCGAACTGCGGGTGTACGACACCGGACCGGGTCTCGCGCCGGAGGTGGTCGAATCGCTGTTCGATCCCTTCGTGACGACGAAGGCCGAAGGGGTCGGACTCGGGCTCGCCCTCGCGCGGAAGGCGGCGGAGGATCACCACGGACATCTCTCGGCCACGCGGCTCGACAACCGGACCGTCTTCACGATCCATCTGCCAAGGTGA